One window of Prochlorococcus marinus XMU1405 genomic DNA carries:
- a CDS encoding O-acetylhomoserine aminocarboxypropyltransferase/cysteine synthase family protein, producing MSNQKFETLQLHAGQVPDPTTNSRAVPIYQTSSYVFDNAEHGANLFGLKEFGNIYTRLMNPTTDVFEKRMAALEGGMAALATSSGQAAQFLAIVNCMTAGDNFVSTSFLYGGTYNQFKVQFPRLGIEVKFADGDSIDSFRNKIDDKTKAIYVESMGNPRFNIPDFEGLSALAKENGIPLIVDNTLGAGGALIRPIDFGADVVVESATKWIGGHGTSIGGVIVDAGTFDWGNGKFPLMSEPSAAYHGLVHWDAFGFGSDICKSLGVPDNRNIAFALRARLECLRDWGSAQSPFNSFLLLQGLETLSLRIERQTSNALELAKWLDSNSNVSSVNYPGLESDPYYSSAKKYTTGRGMGCMLMFSLNGGFDNAVKFIDSLKLASHLANVGDSKTLVIHPASTTHQQLSEEEQLSAGVTPTMVRVSVGIEHIDDIKADFEQALSQIT from the coding sequence TTGAGCAACCAAAAGTTCGAGACACTTCAGTTACATGCAGGCCAAGTTCCTGATCCAACTACAAATTCTAGAGCAGTACCCATCTATCAAACTAGTTCCTATGTCTTTGATAATGCAGAGCATGGAGCGAATCTTTTTGGATTAAAAGAATTTGGAAATATTTATACTCGACTTATGAACCCCACCACAGATGTCTTCGAAAAAAGGATGGCAGCTTTGGAGGGAGGTATGGCAGCACTTGCAACATCCTCAGGTCAAGCTGCTCAATTCTTGGCAATAGTGAACTGTATGACTGCAGGGGATAATTTTGTCTCTACTTCTTTTCTATATGGTGGGACCTACAATCAATTTAAAGTACAATTTCCAAGATTAGGAATAGAAGTTAAATTTGCAGATGGCGATAGTATCGATAGCTTTAGAAATAAAATTGATGATAAAACCAAAGCAATATATGTCGAATCAATGGGAAATCCTCGATTCAACATCCCAGATTTTGAGGGACTCTCTGCTTTGGCGAAGGAAAATGGAATTCCCTTAATAGTGGATAATACCCTTGGTGCTGGTGGTGCTTTAATAAGACCAATTGATTTTGGAGCCGATGTTGTTGTGGAAAGTGCAACGAAATGGATCGGTGGACATGGAACAAGTATCGGAGGGGTTATTGTTGATGCCGGAACCTTTGATTGGGGAAATGGTAAATTCCCACTAATGAGTGAGCCAAGCGCTGCTTATCATGGGCTCGTTCATTGGGATGCTTTTGGTTTCGGTAGTGATATCTGCAAATCTTTGGGGGTACCTGATAATAGAAATATAGCTTTTGCTTTAAGAGCAAGACTTGAATGCCTCAGAGACTGGGGATCAGCTCAAAGTCCTTTTAATTCGTTTTTGTTATTGCAGGGATTGGAAACTCTAAGTTTAAGAATAGAAAGACAAACTTCTAATGCTCTTGAATTAGCAAAATGGCTAGATTCTAATTCTAATGTAAGTAGTGTTAATTATCCTGGCCTAGAATCTGATCCATATTACTCTAGTGCCAAAAAATATACTACTGGAAGGGGAATGGGTTGCATGCTTATGTTCTCTCTCAATGGGGGTTTTGACAATGCAGTAAAATTTATTGATTCCTTAAAATTAGCGAGTCACCTTGCTAACGTAGGGGATTCAAAAACATTAGTAATTCATCCTGCTTCAACAACTCATCAGCAATTATCTGAAGAAGAACAATTATCTGCAGGTGTTACTCCCACGATGGTAAGAGTTTCTGTAGGAATTGAGCATATTGATGATATAAAAGCAGATTTCGAACAAGCACTTTCACAAATCACATAG
- a CDS encoding homoserine O-succinyltransferase, with translation MALIIPSNYHKISDVEKNHISWIEPELAKRQDIRPLRIGILNIMPLGKQYEFNLLHPLGLSPLQIEPVWIKLKTHSYKTWDLNHLNNLYITWEEANNPEPLDGIIITGAPIEHLAFEEVKYWDEFVKIVNEARNYCASTLGLCWAGFALAYLAGVDKQVFDRKLFGVFPLKSLVPGHPLMGTQDDEFICPQSRFAGLPDLEMEKAQKEGKLNLLAYGENVGYTIFESNDQKQLMHLGHPEYTVHRIISEIERDKEKGDVPPPKNFDPNSSKTAWRSHRNLLFQQWLWFCYQQVSLN, from the coding sequence TTGGCTTTAATAATTCCTAGTAACTACCACAAGATTAGTGATGTTGAGAAAAATCATATATCTTGGATTGAACCAGAATTGGCAAAAAGACAGGATATACGTCCTCTTAGGATTGGTATTCTAAATATCATGCCTCTAGGCAAGCAGTATGAATTTAACTTGCTACATCCACTTGGTTTATCTCCCCTTCAAATTGAGCCAGTTTGGATAAAGCTTAAAACTCACTCTTATAAAACATGGGATCTTAATCATCTGAATAATCTATACATTACTTGGGAAGAAGCAAATAATCCAGAACCGTTAGATGGAATTATTATTACTGGAGCACCTATTGAACACCTAGCCTTTGAGGAGGTTAAGTATTGGGATGAATTTGTGAAAATTGTAAATGAAGCCAGAAATTATTGTGCGAGTACTCTTGGATTATGTTGGGCTGGCTTTGCGCTGGCATATTTGGCAGGGGTTGATAAGCAAGTTTTTGATAGGAAATTATTTGGGGTATTCCCTTTAAAAAGTCTTGTTCCTGGACACCCTTTGATGGGTACACAAGATGATGAATTTATTTGTCCTCAAAGTAGATTTGCTGGATTACCAGATTTGGAAATGGAGAAAGCCCAAAAAGAAGGGAAACTGAATTTGTTGGCTTATGGAGAAAACGTTGGATATACAATATTTGAATCTAATGATCAAAAACAACTTATGCATTTAGGTCATCCTGAATATACTGTGCATAGAATTATTAGTGAAATTGAAAGAGACAAAGAAAAGGGAGATGTTCCTCCTCCTAAAAATTTTGATCCAAACAGTTCAAAAACCGCTTGGAGGTCTCATAGGAATTTGCTTTTTCAACAATGGCTTTGGTTCTGTTATCAACAAGTTAGTCTTAATTAA
- a CDS encoding SulP family inorganic anion transporter, with translation MSNFSRYLSKNWLDDPKSNILSGLVVAFAMIPEAIAFSGIAGVDPKVGLFGAFCLSITIAIVGGRRGMITSATGSTALLMTGLVAYGESQAPGLGVPYLIAAGILTGIFQILWGYLRLAYQMRFVPTGVLSGFVNALALLIFQAQLPQLGIGIKESKGLIEQTLSQYPVNSQIPVVWILVILGLIIIYGLPKITKVVPSQLIAIVVITLISIFLNLDVPTVSDLGKLPDGLPSISLPFGSIENGKVPFSLETLGIILPTSLAISLVGLMETFLTQDILDDVTDTSSNKNKEARGQGIANIVASLFGGMAGCALVGQSVMNTENGGKSRLSTLSSGLSLLIMIILLKSWIGAIPMAALVAIMITIAISTADINGLKNIRKIPKSDTAVMLMTFAVTMLTKPHNLALGVIAGVALAAILFSRKVAKVITVSRAKENNLTTYKVKGQLFFVSKIYFLQGFDIHEHPENIVIDMSLAHIWDQSGVVALEQIIRKFQNGGSKVEIIGLNKESLNLFERLGGIESAH, from the coding sequence ATGTCAAATTTCTCAAGATATTTATCTAAAAATTGGTTAGATGATCCAAAGTCAAATATTCTCTCAGGCTTAGTTGTTGCGTTTGCAATGATCCCAGAAGCAATTGCTTTTTCAGGTATAGCTGGTGTAGATCCTAAAGTTGGCCTTTTTGGTGCATTTTGCTTATCTATAACAATTGCGATTGTTGGAGGGAGAAGGGGGATGATCACTTCAGCTACAGGTTCAACAGCTCTTTTGATGACTGGACTTGTTGCTTATGGAGAATCACAAGCTCCTGGATTGGGAGTCCCATATCTTATTGCAGCTGGAATATTAACTGGAATTTTCCAAATTCTTTGGGGATATTTAAGACTTGCCTACCAAATGCGATTCGTGCCAACGGGAGTATTAAGTGGATTTGTAAATGCACTGGCGCTTTTAATATTTCAGGCACAACTACCTCAGTTAGGAATAGGTATTAAAGAATCAAAAGGATTAATTGAACAAACTTTGAGTCAGTATCCAGTTAACTCTCAGATCCCAGTAGTTTGGATTCTTGTAATCCTAGGATTAATAATCATCTATGGGCTTCCAAAAATCACAAAAGTAGTCCCTTCTCAACTTATCGCGATAGTAGTAATTACTCTCATAAGCATATTCTTGAATCTAGATGTCCCAACAGTTAGCGATTTGGGTAAATTACCTGATGGATTACCAAGTATTTCTCTTCCTTTTGGATCAATAGAAAATGGGAAAGTACCTTTTAGTCTTGAAACATTAGGAATTATTTTACCGACTTCACTTGCAATATCTCTCGTGGGTTTAATGGAAACCTTTTTAACTCAAGACATTTTAGACGATGTAACTGATACAAGTTCTAATAAAAATAAAGAAGCAAGAGGACAGGGAATCGCAAATATTGTGGCATCTTTATTTGGTGGAATGGCAGGATGTGCCTTAGTTGGGCAATCTGTTATGAATACTGAAAATGGTGGTAAATCTAGATTATCAACTCTCTCCTCAGGTTTATCTCTACTAATTATGATTATTCTCTTGAAGTCTTGGATTGGAGCAATACCAATGGCTGCTTTAGTAGCAATCATGATAACGATCGCGATAAGTACAGCAGATATAAATGGATTAAAAAATATTAGAAAGATACCTAAAAGTGATACTGCAGTAATGCTTATGACATTTGCGGTTACAATGCTGACAAAACCTCATAATCTTGCACTGGGAGTTATTGCTGGAGTTGCATTAGCTGCAATCCTTTTCAGCAGAAAAGTCGCAAAAGTTATAACTGTCTCAAGAGCTAAAGAAAATAATTTGACTACCTACAAAGTAAAAGGACAATTATTTTTTGTAAGTAAAATTTATTTCTTACAAGGATTTGATATTCATGAACATCCAGAAAATATTGTAATTGACATGTCTTTAGCTCATATTTGGGATCAAAGTGGCGTTGTTGCTCTTGAGCAAATTATTAGAAAGTTCCAGAATGGTGGTTCTAAAGTTGAAATTATAGGATTAAATAAAGAAAGTCTTAACTTATTTGAAAGACTAGGTGGGATAGAAAGCGCTCATTAA
- a CDS encoding FAD-binding oxidoreductase translates to MKNNKNLLEVPNINSKDAKLKKLIYDVDESLFNEDNYSYKKFEHLCVCSGGTTSSCAKNGFTTLDLRKNHSKIHLDRKTNLVTIGGGVIMGDLLNHLQKYNRSFPIGLSKLPGAGYILTGGVSPLSRTYGLAIDNIESIKGFLGNGTFISLKKNQINTEEQLIWEGIKGAAPFFSIITEIELKTIQSNSIKVIEGFVNLNELTEIIKLSEEFPENISLQWIYAQKIYIYIFAELKNNLEDKRTEECLMLLDKFPTLEKQFYENFNKINFFPKELNLYELNANNHSEVISLLGEDLKDNITIFIKCLDEIMDNKPNNSCYIASQQLGCKTKKLNHGSSFFVHRKSTWKPWIYASWEKNDLQEKEVALEWIYKSWSKLKKFYPNIHLAQLHNHLNSHDEEITLAFGDRMNELKTLKNIFDPQGILPPL, encoded by the coding sequence GTGAAAAATAATAAAAACTTGCTTGAAGTTCCAAATATCAACTCAAAGGATGCAAAATTAAAGAAATTAATTTATGACGTGGATGAATCCTTATTTAATGAGGATAACTATTCTTATAAAAAATTCGAGCACCTTTGCGTGTGTAGTGGAGGTACAACTTCTAGCTGTGCGAAAAATGGTTTTACAACTCTTGATCTAAGAAAAAATCACAGCAAAATTCATCTAGATAGAAAAACCAATTTAGTAACAATTGGAGGTGGTGTAATAATGGGGGATCTATTAAATCATTTACAAAAATATAATCGAAGTTTTCCAATCGGACTATCTAAACTTCCTGGAGCAGGCTATATACTTACTGGTGGAGTAAGCCCACTTAGTAGAACCTACGGATTAGCAATTGATAATATTGAATCAATAAAAGGTTTCTTGGGTAATGGCACATTTATTTCTTTAAAAAAAAATCAAATAAATACAGAAGAACAATTAATTTGGGAAGGAATTAAAGGCGCAGCACCCTTCTTTTCAATTATTACCGAAATAGAACTTAAGACTATCCAATCTAATTCAATTAAGGTTATTGAAGGATTTGTAAATCTAAATGAACTTACAGAAATAATAAAACTATCAGAGGAATTTCCAGAAAATATTAGTCTTCAATGGATTTATGCCCAAAAAATTTACATATATATTTTTGCTGAACTCAAAAATAATTTAGAGGATAAAAGAACAGAAGAATGCCTAATGCTTCTAGACAAATTCCCTACTCTAGAAAAACAATTTTATGAAAACTTTAACAAAATAAATTTCTTCCCTAAGGAATTGAATTTATATGAGCTGAATGCAAATAACCATTCTGAAGTAATTAGTCTTCTTGGGGAAGATTTAAAAGATAATATCACAATTTTCATAAAATGTTTGGATGAAATAATGGATAATAAACCTAATAATTCCTGTTACATTGCGTCTCAACAATTAGGTTGCAAAACTAAAAAGTTAAATCATGGCTCAAGCTTTTTTGTTCATAGAAAAAGCACTTGGAAACCATGGATATATGCATCATGGGAAAAAAATGATCTTCAAGAAAAAGAAGTCGCTTTGGAATGGATTTATAAATCGTGGAGCAAGCTAAAAAAGTTTTATCCAAATATTCACTTAGCCCAATTGCATAATCATTTGAATTCTCATGATGAAGAAATTACATTAGCCTTTGGAGATAGAATGAATGAATTAAAAACTTTAAAGAATATTTTTGACCCACAAGGTATTTTGCCTCCTTTATAA
- a CDS encoding sirohydrochlorin chelatase gives MNLDNLDLNLNNQVAILICGHGSRNKLAITEFQELTNFIQKRYPNFFVEYGFLEFAKPSIVDALDKLKDLSIKKVIAIPAMLFAAGHVKNDIPSLLMNYSSKTGIEIIYGRELGINNLMISAACERVKDVFKQNNNLKPEESLLVVVGRGSSDPDANSNVSKITRMIVEGIGLGWGETVFSGVTFPLVEPGLKNVVRLGYKNIIVFPYFLFSGVLVTRIKRQSDLVAINNPNISFIHAKYLSSQSYVVDTFVERIEEILNNEGNNFMNCSTCKYRSNLFGFEKEVGMVQESHHDHVEGLGISCDLCDPECNGACEIQNQIPTHNQEKSDTGGVDYLEHEHVEAHQHEHNHHHHHNSIYPNSKHPLGPVTLRLPNKD, from the coding sequence TTGAATTTGGATAATTTAGATTTGAATTTAAATAATCAAGTCGCGATACTTATCTGTGGACATGGGAGTAGAAATAAACTAGCCATTACTGAATTTCAAGAATTAACTAATTTCATCCAAAAAAGATATCCAAACTTTTTTGTTGAATATGGGTTCTTGGAATTTGCTAAACCTTCGATTGTTGATGCTTTAGACAAGTTAAAAGATCTTTCTATAAAAAAAGTAATTGCAATACCTGCAATGCTTTTCGCTGCTGGCCATGTAAAGAATGATATACCTAGCCTGCTTATGAATTATTCAAGTAAAACAGGAATTGAAATAATTTATGGAAGAGAATTAGGTATTAATAATTTAATGATTAGTGCAGCTTGTGAAAGAGTAAAAGATGTATTTAAACAAAATAATAATCTCAAACCTGAAGAATCATTATTAGTTGTTGTGGGTAGAGGCTCTTCTGATCCAGATGCGAATTCCAATGTTTCAAAAATTACGAGAATGATCGTAGAGGGTATTGGTTTAGGGTGGGGGGAAACAGTTTTTTCTGGAGTAACTTTCCCCCTTGTTGAACCTGGCTTGAAAAATGTTGTGAGACTTGGTTATAAAAATATAATTGTTTTCCCTTATTTCCTTTTCTCAGGTGTCCTTGTTACAAGAATAAAAAGGCAAAGTGATTTAGTTGCGATTAATAATCCAAATATTTCATTTATACATGCAAAATATCTTTCGTCGCAGTCTTATGTGGTCGACACTTTTGTAGAAAGGATTGAAGAGATTCTTAATAACGAAGGTAATAATTTTATGAATTGCTCAACTTGTAAATATAGATCAAATTTATTTGGCTTTGAAAAAGAAGTTGGAATGGTACAAGAAAGTCATCATGACCATGTAGAGGGCTTGGGTATCAGCTGTGATTTATGTGATCCTGAATGTAATGGTGCTTGTGAAATACAAAATCAAATACCAACTCATAATCAAGAAAAATCAGACACAGGAGGAGTTGATTACTTAGAACATGAACATGTAGAGGCTCATCAACATGAACATAATCACCATCATCATCACAATAGTATTTATCCAAATTCAAAACACCCTTTAGGACCTGTCACGCTTCGCTTGCCTAATAAAGACTAA
- a CDS encoding DUF2811 domain-containing protein: protein MDQINQTNLTDKKLVECSSNKVSLETELSETLYNTMKDFVLSNPTWDQYKLINSALATFLVQNGCTDNSVSEIYLNQLFTPSKSF, encoded by the coding sequence ATGGATCAAATCAACCAAACAAATTTAACTGATAAGAAACTCGTAGAGTGCTCTTCAAATAAAGTCTCATTAGAAACAGAGCTTTCAGAAACTCTTTATAACACTATGAAAGATTTCGTATTAAGTAATCCTACTTGGGATCAATATAAGCTTATAAATTCAGCATTAGCCACTTTTCTCGTTCAAAACGGTTGTACAGATAATTCTGTCTCAGAAATTTATTTAAATCAATTATTTACACCCTCTAAGTCTTTTTAA
- a CDS encoding GMC oxidoreductase — protein sequence MDISPYDAIVVGSGATGGIAALTLAEQGIKVLVIEAGPQVKRNEASNHEPKSTLKRLSGVITKKHANQCQHPGYWKNNPDLYSNELKHPYEFPKKKPFLWTQGKQYGGRSLTWGGITLRLSSEDFHPAKKDGFGPNWPISYEEISPHYDFIENFCGIYGRKDDIKEVPNGKYIGEIPLTENENVFGRKVKSKLNYPFIQSRGFDRNSSVKEKNWPKSSSVGSSLKKALDTGNVQIISNYLVESFEINKITELASKLTIVNLENGHKEVLDCDLILLCASTISTLRILLNSEYKSNSSGFKDNSGKLGKYLMDHISICRFFSVPKAKNSDKSLDNPPDLSGAGSFFIPFGSNLPETDDINFHRGYGIWGAIDRLGIPKFLQKDANKSIGFLIAHGEVLPREKNSVSLSRKTDEWGIPIPNIEFEWSENELKMAKHMEKTIQKSVKAANGKIKNIDELMNIPLGNLFTKNLIALSDSPPPPGYYIHEVGGAPMGLNEENSVVDKLNRLWRCKNVLVLDGACWPTSSWQSPTLTMMALSRRACLNIKKT from the coding sequence TTGGATATAAGTCCTTATGATGCAATTGTTGTTGGTTCTGGAGCTACTGGAGGAATAGCAGCACTTACATTGGCAGAACAAGGGATCAAAGTTTTAGTAATAGAAGCAGGGCCTCAAGTTAAAAGGAATGAAGCTAGTAATCATGAGCCAAAAAGTACATTAAAAAGATTGTCAGGAGTCATAACAAAAAAACATGCCAATCAGTGCCAACATCCTGGTTATTGGAAAAATAATCCTGACTTATATTCAAATGAATTGAAGCATCCTTATGAGTTCCCAAAAAAAAAGCCATTTCTTTGGACGCAAGGTAAACAATATGGGGGGAGATCATTAACTTGGGGAGGCATAACATTAAGACTTTCCTCAGAAGACTTTCATCCGGCTAAAAAAGACGGATTCGGGCCAAACTGGCCTATTTCATACGAAGAAATTTCCCCGCACTACGATTTTATTGAAAATTTCTGTGGAATTTATGGACGAAAAGATGATATCAAGGAGGTCCCAAACGGTAAATATATTGGTGAAATTCCTCTTACAGAAAACGAAAATGTTTTTGGCAGAAAAGTTAAATCAAAATTAAACTATCCATTTATCCAATCAAGAGGATTTGACCGTAACTCATCTGTAAAAGAAAAAAATTGGCCCAAGTCCTCAAGCGTAGGAAGCTCTTTAAAAAAAGCTTTAGATACTGGAAATGTACAAATAATCTCTAATTACCTAGTGGAGTCTTTTGAGATTAACAAGATAACAGAGCTTGCCTCAAAACTAACGATTGTAAACCTAGAAAATGGACACAAAGAAGTATTGGATTGTGATTTGATTCTTCTTTGCGCATCAACAATTTCAACACTGAGAATACTATTGAACTCAGAATACAAATCAAATTCCTCAGGGTTTAAAGATAATTCTGGGAAATTAGGTAAATACCTAATGGATCACATATCTATCTGTAGATTTTTTTCAGTCCCAAAAGCAAAAAACTCAGATAAATCACTAGATAATCCTCCTGATCTTTCTGGAGCAGGCAGCTTCTTTATTCCTTTTGGTTCAAATTTACCAGAAACTGACGACATAAATTTCCATAGAGGTTATGGAATCTGGGGGGCAATTGATAGATTAGGGATACCTAAATTTTTACAAAAAGACGCAAACAAATCCATTGGCTTTCTTATCGCCCATGGTGAAGTACTTCCTAGAGAGAAAAACTCAGTTTCTCTCTCAAGAAAAACAGATGAATGGGGAATACCAATTCCCAACATTGAATTCGAATGGAGCGAGAATGAGTTAAAGATGGCAAAACATATGGAAAAAACAATACAAAAATCAGTCAAAGCTGCAAATGGGAAAATAAAAAATATTGATGAACTAATGAATATTCCATTAGGGAATTTATTTACAAAAAATTTGATAGCACTTTCAGATAGTCCTCCTCCTCCTGGATATTATATTCATGAGGTAGGGGGAGCCCCAATGGGGTTAAATGAAGAAAATAGCGTAGTTGATAAACTTAACAGATTGTGGAGATGTAAGAATGTACTGGTACTAGATGGAGCGTGCTGGCCCACATCATCTTGGCAAAGCCCCACACTTACAATGATGGCCTTGAGTAGAAGAGCCTGTTTAAATATTAAAAAGACTTAG
- a CDS encoding pentapeptide repeat-containing protein encodes MRFIILTFLIVVLTLPSRSFAALDYGKQSLVGADFSGSDLKGATFYLTDLQDANLSGCELQNATLYGAKLKDTNLSNSNLREVTLDSAVLDGTDLSNTNLEDSFAYSTQFENVKIQGADFTNVFLPKDIIRKFCESATGTNPITNRETRETLECDYI; translated from the coding sequence ATGAGATTTATAATTTTAACTTTTTTAATAGTTGTTTTAACCCTCCCTTCTAGAAGCTTCGCTGCGTTGGATTATGGTAAACAATCTTTGGTAGGAGCTGATTTTTCTGGATCTGATTTAAAAGGAGCAACTTTCTATTTGACTGATTTACAAGACGCAAATTTGTCAGGTTGTGAGCTCCAAAATGCGACTCTTTATGGAGCAAAATTGAAAGATACTAATTTAAGTAACTCCAACTTAAGAGAAGTAACTTTAGACTCGGCTGTTTTAGATGGAACAGATTTATCAAATACTAACTTGGAGGATTCTTTTGCTTATAGTACCCAGTTTGAAAATGTAAAAATACAAGGCGCAGACTTCACAAATGTTTTCTTGCCAAAAGACATTATTAGGAAATTTTGTGAAAGTGCTACTGGAACTAATCCAATTACAAATAGAGAAACCAGAGAAACTTTAGAGTGCGATTACATTTAA
- a CDS encoding LEM domain-containing protein, protein MNNRKIIKGYKTLISSRFNVDTSVDKSKDGIIYTLYSDAFNSLKVGFAENDKVLVKKLSSEALILLDMKKGKKKDLCLLISTLNELGIKYSDNFYFKYSGSLMKHLSTLGWPVGRSLYKQRKIKKELVCA, encoded by the coding sequence ATGAATAACAGAAAAATCATCAAAGGATACAAAACATTAATATCATCAAGATTTAATGTAGATACTTCTGTAGATAAATCTAAAGATGGAATAATTTATACTCTTTATTCTGATGCATTTAATTCACTTAAAGTTGGTTTTGCTGAAAATGATAAGGTACTAGTAAAAAAATTATCAAGTGAAGCATTGATATTATTGGATATGAAAAAAGGCAAAAAGAAAGATTTATGCTTATTAATAAGCACTCTAAATGAACTTGGCATCAAATATTCAGACAATTTTTATTTCAAATACTCAGGTTCTTTAATGAAACATTTATCTACTTTAGGTTGGCCTGTTGGAAGATCACTTTATAAACAAAGAAAGATTAAAAAAGAACTTGTATGTGCATAA
- a CDS encoding VHS domain-containing protein: MPSNWSKIRDEWLDRTAVAKDDAKWALEALINSEEELFEIEQKIKNKEDAISQVKFLKKKVKETISSKEISLDDIALNTSNSNKVQISVPSNLTYLLKVWAAAEGRDLSSVAFQCLETGIREMKSKGSIPSIAVNRYDSACQKRIALAEVNNLLDKYELAQDEIK, from the coding sequence ATGCCTAGTAATTGGTCAAAAATAAGAGATGAATGGCTTGATAGAACCGCGGTTGCGAAAGATGATGCTAAGTGGGCATTAGAAGCTTTAATTAATTCTGAAGAAGAGTTATTTGAAATAGAACAAAAAATAAAGAATAAAGAGGACGCTATAAGCCAAGTAAAATTTTTGAAGAAAAAGGTTAAAGAAACTATTTCCTCTAAAGAAATTAGTCTCGATGATATTGCATTAAATACTTCAAATTCAAACAAAGTACAGATCTCAGTACCATCAAATCTTACTTATCTTTTGAAAGTTTGGGCCGCAGCAGAAGGAAGAGATCTATCAAGTGTTGCTTTTCAATGTTTAGAAACTGGTATAAGGGAAATGAAAAGCAAAGGTTCAATACCTTCAATAGCAGTAAATAGATATGACTCGGCCTGTCAAAAGAGGATTGCACTAGCAGAGGTAAATAATCTATTGGATAAATACGAATTAGCTCAGGATGAAATCAAATAA
- the gloA gene encoding lactoylglutathione lyase: MRILHTMLRVGDLDKSIDFYVNRLGMNLLRKKDYPHGKFTLAFVGYGSEKENSVIELTYNWHKKSEDYELGDKYGHIAIGVKDIHLICQGLEKNGCKITTKPKTMRNSTTVLAFVEDPDGYKIELIERD, encoded by the coding sequence ATGCGTATCCTACATACAATGTTGAGGGTTGGAGATTTAGATAAATCCATTGATTTCTACGTCAATAGATTAGGAATGAATTTATTGCGAAAAAAGGATTACCCTCATGGAAAATTCACTTTGGCATTTGTTGGTTATGGCTCAGAAAAAGAAAACTCAGTAATTGAATTAACTTATAACTGGCACAAAAAGTCTGAAGACTATGAGCTTGGAGATAAATATGGTCATATAGCTATTGGAGTAAAAGATATTCATCTAATTTGCCAAGGATTAGAAAAAAATGGTTGTAAAATAACAACCAAACCTAAAACAATGAGAAACAGTACTACTGTCTTGGCTTTTGTTGAGGATCCTGATGGTTATAAAATTGAACTTATTGAAAGAGATTAA
- a CDS encoding Tic20 family protein has product MNQIFQRLSSVFLYTLPLKASIPFGYYLFYKYSFLKILLFLTFPIAIIEKSLPFGSFLLFIILFAGLARNPKVPYFVRYNACQALLIDIALIIISYLLRVFPIVELGSIIFIFTLCIFIYSVSQCINGVEPEIPLISKSVRMQI; this is encoded by the coding sequence TTGAATCAGATATTCCAGAGACTCTCATCAGTATTTTTATATACTTTGCCTTTAAAGGCATCAATACCTTTTGGATATTATTTGTTCTATAAATATTCTTTTTTAAAAATACTATTATTTCTAACTTTTCCAATAGCAATAATTGAAAAATCTTTGCCTTTTGGTAGTTTCTTATTATTTATAATTTTGTTTGCTGGGTTAGCAAGAAATCCAAAAGTCCCCTATTTCGTTAGATATAACGCATGCCAAGCATTACTCATTGATATTGCTTTGATAATAATTTCATATCTATTAAGAGTATTTCCCATAGTTGAATTAGGCTCAATTATTTTTATATTTACACTATGTATTTTTATCTATTCGGTTTCTCAATGTATTAATGGAGTTGAACCTGAAATACCCTTAATTAGTAAATCTGTAAGAATGCAAATTTAA